In Kordia antarctica, the following proteins share a genomic window:
- a CDS encoding LacI family DNA-binding transcriptional regulator produces the protein MKNVVSLKSLAKELNISVSTVSKSLNNSEEISAQTKERVKNLAKLRGYSPNPIAVRLQKQETMQIGVVIPSIENPFFASVLKGIDEIVSSSKYNIITFFSNESIQKEKECLDYFSKGNVDGILICIAEETNKKKTFDHIIDIKQRGIPLVLFDRIPMQPLGFDVVHINDYDSIVSAYEYLEEKGCKKIAFVSSIPTLIVGRLREDGYLSKAKNPVIIATEDLNELQQTLQKSLQNNAIDGLITADINATLLCNSAIQKQGLTYSKNISLIGYVNAAQNELSYPKISSIDQHPQEIGRQTASVLLQRLESKPDNAPVRDIILNTTLTIGDTSR, from the coding sequence ATGAAAAACGTAGTTTCTTTAAAATCATTAGCAAAAGAATTGAATATATCTGTATCTACGGTTTCAAAATCATTGAACAATAGTGAAGAAATAAGTGCGCAAACAAAAGAACGTGTAAAGAATCTTGCCAAACTAAGAGGCTATTCGCCAAATCCTATTGCGGTACGTTTGCAAAAGCAAGAAACGATGCAAATAGGTGTGGTAATTCCGAGTATTGAAAATCCATTTTTTGCATCTGTATTAAAAGGAATTGATGAAATAGTAAGTTCATCAAAATACAATATCATTACTTTTTTCAGCAATGAAAGTATTCAAAAAGAAAAAGAATGTTTGGACTATTTCTCGAAAGGAAATGTGGACGGAATTCTAATCTGTATTGCTGAAGAAACCAACAAAAAGAAAACATTTGATCACATTATTGACATTAAACAAAGAGGAATTCCATTAGTATTATTTGATCGTATTCCAATGCAACCACTCGGATTTGATGTTGTTCATATAAATGATTACGATAGTATTGTAAGTGCGTATGAATATTTAGAAGAAAAAGGGTGTAAAAAAATTGCGTTTGTATCTTCTATTCCAACATTAATTGTTGGACGCTTGCGCGAAGATGGATATCTGTCAAAAGCTAAAAACCCAGTAATCATAGCAACTGAGGACTTAAATGAACTTCAACAAACGTTACAAAAATCTTTACAAAACAATGCTATTGACGGACTAATTACAGCTGATATCAATGCAACGTTGCTTTGTAATAGTGCCATTCAAAAACAAGGATTAACGTACTCAAAAAATATCTCTTTAATTGGGTATGTAAATGCTGCACAAAACGAACTTTCGTATCCTAAAATATCTTCTATAGATCAACATCCACAAGAAATTGGTAGACAAACTGCAAGCGTATTGTTACAGCGCTTAGAATCTAAACCAGACAATGCTCCTGTGCGTGATATTATTCTAAACACTACACTTACCATTGGAGATACAAGTCGTTAA
- a CDS encoding type II secretion system protein GspG, whose translation MEEFIRFRKRVSYVSMSVFALITILFFSSYTAMKKERRTNGRLFSSALLLAYEKNDTGEYPFDLNCFSTHNRFDKEYITTDSWGNTFFYESFDNGKDYTLFSVGKDGIPFTEDDIHTEKLNRSNCY comes from the coding sequence ATGGAAGAATTTATACGTTTCAGAAAGAGAGTTTCTTATGTCAGCATGAGCGTGTTTGCTTTGATTACTATTCTTTTCTTTTCTTCTTATACTGCCATGAAAAAAGAACGAAGAACAAACGGTAGGTTATTTTCCAGCGCACTTTTATTGGCTTATGAAAAGAATGATACAGGTGAATATCCTTTTGATTTGAATTGTTTTAGCACTCATAATAGATTTGATAAAGAATATATAACCACAGACAGTTGGGGAAATACCTTTTTTTATGAAAGCTTTGATAATGGTAAAGATTACACCCTTTTTTCTGTAGGAAAAGATGGAATTCCTTTTACCGAAGATGATATACACACTGAAAAATTGAATAGATCTAATTGTTACTAA
- the upp gene encoding uracil phosphoribosyltransferase, with the protein MIIHDFTSQSSLMNQFISELREVTIQKDSMRFRRNIERVGEILSYECSKILARTTEIIETPLGTKEMTLPAKDVVICSILRAGLPLHQGILNYFDTAENAFVSAYRNHIDDGDEFEIVVNYMATPSLEGKTLLLVDPMLATGRTMKSVYDVLLQQGIPKNIHIISVLGSTQGVDYVKEHFPEDTHLWIAAVDNELNSRGYIIPGLGDAGDLAYGTKRHFDSAQ; encoded by the coding sequence ATGATAATTCACGATTTTACTTCACAGTCTTCTTTAATGAACCAATTTATTTCAGAATTGCGCGAGGTCACAATTCAAAAAGATTCGATGCGTTTTCGCAGAAATATTGAACGTGTAGGAGAAATTTTGAGCTATGAATGCAGCAAAATATTAGCAAGAACTACTGAAATCATTGAAACGCCGTTAGGAACGAAAGAAATGACGTTACCAGCTAAAGATGTCGTGATTTGTTCTATTCTTCGCGCGGGTTTGCCTTTGCATCAAGGAATTTTGAATTATTTTGATACCGCCGAGAATGCTTTTGTTTCTGCGTATCGCAATCATATTGATGATGGTGACGAATTTGAAATTGTAGTAAATTATATGGCAACACCTTCGTTGGAAGGAAAAACGCTGTTATTGGTAGATCCGATGTTGGCAACAGGACGCACGATGAAAAGTGTGTATGATGTGTTGTTACAGCAAGGAATTCCTAAGAATATTCACATTATTTCTGTGTTAGGTTCTACGCAAGGTGTTGATTATGTGAAGGAACATTTCCCTGAAGATACACATTTGTGGATTGCCGCAGTTGATAATGAATTGAATAGTCGCGGATATATTATCCCTGGTTTGGGCGATGCTGGCGATTTAGCGTATGGAACGAAACGTCACTTCGACTCCGCTCAGTGA
- a CDS encoding endonuclease: MKHIFSLFAMLLLSQLALSQTVVINEIDCDTPGTDTQEFIELKSSTPNFLLDGYVLVLFNGSSSGNDSSYFTLDLDGRTTDVNGLLLIGSSTVSPVPQLLIGSNVIQNGADAVAIYLANGSDFPQGTQATTTNLVDAIVYDTGEADDVGLLALLGLTTQISEGGNNNTNSIQRNETDGSYFVATPTPRQLNDGSGIILNGIAINVANDQYNEGETFTIEFTTETAVSSDLDLTITLDNGTFDTADFTGTTTVTIPTGQMSVTTMITLVDDTLDEGDEELIINLEDNFSVEYIILNNEVLIRAVDDDFTVAPFGTPLNPTYNTVASTVPTGYYDSMDGLADNALKDAMQAIIAEFGVVRAQTYADVFDILKEADQNPANSNQVWLVYTEQGRAKLDQQSSSTSTGKWNREHTFPRSLAGYESIEEDDIADGRDVFWITRADSLRHGNSDGHALRASDGPENSSRGNQHYGQYTGPTGTAGSFRGDVARSVLFLAVRYNGLSIENGFPAVEGQLGDLATLLTWHRNDPPDDFEMNRNNVVYTWQFNRNPFIDHPELVEHIWGNQMGVAWVQPLSTEEFTANTIKIYPNPAKNHITILGIEEDATIEIYALDGRRLFTSQFSGTTTIPLNLTSGIYLSKIISNGKIATKKIIVE, encoded by the coding sequence ATGAAGCATATATTTTCCCTATTTGCAATGTTATTGTTAAGTCAATTAGCATTAAGTCAGACAGTTGTAATAAATGAAATTGATTGTGATACGCCTGGAACGGATACACAAGAATTCATTGAATTAAAATCAAGTACTCCAAACTTTCTATTGGACGGTTATGTATTAGTACTTTTCAACGGTTCGAGTTCTGGAAATGATAGTAGTTATTTTACATTAGATTTAGACGGCCGAACAACAGATGTCAACGGATTATTATTAATTGGAAGTAGTACAGTTTCTCCAGTACCACAATTACTAATAGGATCAAATGTAATTCAAAATGGTGCTGATGCAGTTGCAATTTATCTTGCCAACGGATCCGATTTTCCGCAAGGAACACAAGCAACAACCACCAACTTAGTAGATGCAATTGTATATGATACTGGCGAAGCAGATGATGTTGGATTATTAGCTTTATTAGGGTTAACAACGCAAATTAGCGAAGGCGGAAACAACAATACGAACTCCATTCAACGTAACGAAACGGACGGAAGCTATTTTGTAGCAACGCCAACACCAAGACAACTAAATGATGGAAGTGGAATTATTTTGAATGGAATTGCCATCAATGTGGCAAACGATCAATACAATGAAGGCGAAACATTTACAATAGAATTCACTACGGAAACGGCAGTTTCATCAGACTTAGACTTAACAATCACGCTTGATAACGGAACTTTTGATACTGCTGACTTTACAGGAACTACAACGGTAACAATTCCTACAGGACAAATGTCGGTAACCACAATGATTACCTTGGTTGATGATACATTGGATGAAGGCGATGAAGAATTAATCATCAACTTAGAAGACAATTTTTCAGTAGAATATATCATTCTAAACAATGAAGTTCTTATCCGAGCTGTTGATGACGATTTTACAGTAGCACCATTCGGAACTCCTTTAAACCCAACATATAATACAGTTGCGAGTACAGTGCCAACTGGTTATTATGACTCAATGGACGGTTTAGCAGATAATGCTTTAAAAGATGCAATGCAAGCCATTATTGCTGAATTTGGAGTAGTACGCGCACAAACGTATGCCGATGTATTTGATATTTTGAAAGAAGCCGATCAGAATCCTGCAAATAGCAATCAAGTTTGGTTAGTTTATACCGAACAAGGACGCGCAAAACTTGATCAACAATCAAGCTCAACCAGTACAGGAAAATGGAATAGAGAACATACATTTCCACGTTCGTTAGCAGGTTATGAAAGTATAGAGGAAGATGATATTGCCGATGGAAGAGATGTTTTTTGGATCACAAGAGCAGATTCATTACGACATGGAAACTCTGACGGACATGCATTAAGAGCGAGTGACGGACCTGAAAATAGCTCTAGAGGAAATCAGCATTACGGACAATATACAGGACCGACGGGAACTGCGGGAAGCTTTCGTGGCGATGTGGCACGAAGCGTACTTTTCTTAGCAGTTCGTTACAACGGATTGTCAATTGAAAATGGTTTTCCTGCTGTAGAAGGACAATTAGGAGATTTAGCAACCTTATTAACTTGGCACAGAAATGATCCGCCTGATGATTTTGAAATGAATCGTAATAATGTTGTGTATACGTGGCAATTCAATAGAAATCCATTTATAGATCATCCAGAATTGGTAGAACATATTTGGGGAAATCAAATGGGCGTTGCTTGGGTTCAACCATTATCTACGGAAGAATTTACAGCGAATACAATCAAAATCTATCCAAATCCAGCAAAAAATCATATTACGATTCTAGGAATAGAAGAAGATGCAACAATTGAAATATATGCTTTAGATGGACGAAGATTATTCACAAGTCAATTCTCGGGAACGACTACAATTCCACTAAATTTAACAAGCGGAATTTATCTTTCTAAAATAATTTCTAATGGAAAAATAGCGACAAAGAAGATTATTGTAGAATAG
- a CDS encoding DUF1801 domain-containing protein translates to MNPTRIIHPDFEKFLQLKDQECIDLFIDLRNYVLELYPNANELVYHTHALTAVFSISEKLSDAFCMIPIYTKHMNLGFNKGTILDDSKQLLQGTGKLIRHIHILNIKTYRNSDVENLLKSAIDLAISDMKKPSKIIGTTISKIKK, encoded by the coding sequence ATGAATCCTACTCGAATTATTCATCCCGATTTTGAGAAATTTCTTCAATTGAAAGATCAAGAATGTATTGATCTTTTTATCGATTTGAGAAATTATGTATTGGAATTGTATCCAAATGCAAACGAACTTGTGTATCATACACATGCATTAACTGCTGTATTTTCTATATCTGAGAAGCTTTCGGATGCATTTTGCATGATTCCGATATATACAAAGCACATGAATTTAGGCTTTAATAAAGGAACAATTTTAGACGATTCGAAGCAATTATTACAAGGAACAGGAAAGTTGATTCGTCATATTCACATTTTAAATATAAAAACGTATAGAAATTCGGATGTTGAAAATTTGTTGAAATCCGCCATTGATCTTGCTATTTCAGATATGAAGAAACCGTCAAAAATAATTGGAACGACTATTTCTAAAATTAAAAAGTAA
- a CDS encoding HAD family hydrolase: protein MLKGVLFDMDGVIVDTEPLHQKAYHLMFNDVEIEVSPELYQSFTGQSTLNICKRLCDRFSLTERPETLVQLKRKHFKYIFENDPSLQLIDGVLDIIKEYHEKELKLVLASSASMMTINNIFDRFNLNQYFIAKFSGADLKQSKPHPEIFEKAAFATGYERSECMVIEDSTNGIKAANAAKIFCVGYDSVHSKNQDYSIANMVISDFGEIRHAKIQEIFKEIN, encoded by the coding sequence ATGTTAAAAGGAGTTTTATTTGATATGGATGGTGTAATTGTAGACACAGAACCGTTACATCAAAAAGCATATCACTTAATGTTTAATGATGTTGAAATTGAGGTTTCTCCTGAGTTGTATCAATCATTCACAGGACAATCTACTTTGAATATTTGCAAGCGATTATGTGATCGTTTTAGTTTAACAGAAAGACCTGAAACCTTAGTTCAGCTCAAGCGAAAACACTTTAAATATATATTTGAGAACGATCCTAGTTTGCAGTTAATTGATGGCGTGTTGGACATCATCAAAGAATATCATGAAAAAGAATTGAAACTTGTCTTAGCTTCTTCGGCGTCTATGATGACGATTAATAATATTTTTGATCGATTCAACTTAAATCAATACTTCATTGCAAAATTTAGCGGAGCCGATTTAAAACAATCCAAACCGCATCCAGAAATTTTTGAAAAAGCAGCGTTTGCAACAGGTTACGAACGTTCAGAATGTATGGTTATTGAAGATTCTACCAACGGAATTAAAGCGGCAAATGCGGCAAAAATATTTTGTGTTGGTTATGACAGTGTGCATTCTAAAAATCAAGATTATTCGATAGCAAATATGGTAATTTCAGATTTTGGAGAAATTCGACATGCTAAAATTCAGGAGATATTTAAAGAAATAAATTAG
- a CDS encoding AraC family transcriptional regulator, with amino-acid sequence MKVLPFKIPKAEDDILIVQEDRGRTFYEKLHQHEEIQLSYIVSGKGTFIIGDTIRDFQSNDVLLFGSNVPHVLKSDVSTEQDSYMISVFFTYDSFGEHFFDLPKLKNLKRLLDDANFGVKFQENQIVLKPFFEAILHQKTIKRFATFFEVLSILTESKYETVSSFINTKNYTDDEGKRMSAIFEFVMNHFGQKIVLEEIATIANMTPNAFCKYFKQRTNKTFFQFLTAIRIENACKFLTNQQQLSISDIAHDCGFFNISNFNRKFKDIKGLTPTEFRKNVLKL; translated from the coding sequence ATGAAAGTTTTACCATTTAAGATTCCGAAAGCTGAAGACGATATTTTGATTGTTCAGGAAGATCGTGGACGCACTTTTTATGAAAAGTTACACCAACATGAAGAAATTCAACTTTCCTATATTGTTTCTGGAAAAGGAACGTTTATTATTGGAGATACGATTCGCGATTTTCAATCGAATGATGTGTTATTGTTTGGTAGCAATGTTCCGCATGTGTTGAAAAGTGATGTTTCAACCGAGCAAGATTCCTATATGATTTCTGTGTTTTTTACATATGATAGTTTTGGTGAACATTTTTTTGATCTGCCAAAGCTTAAGAACTTAAAACGATTACTTGATGACGCAAATTTTGGTGTGAAGTTTCAAGAGAATCAAATTGTTTTGAAACCATTTTTTGAAGCGATTCTCCATCAAAAAACCATCAAACGATTCGCTACTTTTTTTGAAGTGCTTTCTATTTTGACAGAATCAAAGTATGAAACAGTTTCATCTTTTATCAATACAAAAAATTATACCGACGACGAAGGAAAACGCATGAGTGCAATTTTTGAGTTTGTGATGAATCATTTTGGCCAAAAGATTGTTTTGGAAGAGATTGCAACAATTGCTAACATGACGCCAAATGCTTTCTGCAAGTATTTTAAACAACGAACGAATAAAACCTTTTTTCAGTTTTTGACAGCTATTCGTATTGAAAATGCGTGTAAGTTTTTGACCAATCAACAACAGTTGTCTATCTCAGATATTGCACATGATTGCGGCTTTTTTAATATTTCAAATTTTAATCGAAAGTTTAAGGATATTAAAGGCTTGACGCCTACTGAGTTTCGGAAAAATGTTTTGAAATTGTAA
- a CDS encoding COG2426 family protein, translating to MLWSISPFGEAKVGIPIGLSSDANPYLVFVAAFVANVLVFPIMIFFLDHVNRYLLRWRFYKKGALYVARKAKRGAKDKIQKYGFWGLMFFVMIPIPGTGVYAGTIATYLFNIERKKAFLANVIGIFFSSVIVWVTFYYGFSLFD from the coding sequence ATGTTGTGGAGTATTTCTCCTTTCGGAGAAGCCAAAGTTGGAATTCCGATTGGACTGAGTTCTGATGCAAATCCGTATCTCGTTTTTGTTGCTGCATTTGTAGCAAACGTGTTGGTATTTCCGATCATGATTTTCTTCTTAGATCACGTTAATCGTTACTTACTTCGCTGGCGATTCTACAAAAAAGGAGCGTTATATGTTGCCCGAAAAGCCAAACGTGGCGCAAAAGATAAAATACAAAAATATGGTTTCTGGGGTTTAATGTTTTTTGTCATGATTCCAATTCCAGGAACTGGTGTATATGCAGGAACTATTGCAACGTATCTCTTCAATATAGAACGTAAAAAGGCATTTTTAGCTAACGTAATCGGAATCTTTTTCTCGTCTGTAATTGTTTGGGTAACGTTTTATTATGGTTTTAGTTTATTTGATTAA
- a CDS encoding dihydrodipicolinate synthase family protein — translation MKINWKGVMPAVTTKFTAEDTLDLDMFTVNIKAQVDAGVHGIILGGTLGEASTLTNEEKRILIRETVKIVNGKIPVIINVAEQSTVAAKQAAKHAKEDGASGLMMLPPMRYKADSRETVTYFKSVANSTDLPIMIYNNPVDYGIEVTLDMFEELLNECSNIQAVKESTRDISNITRIRNRFGNRLAILSGVDTLALESMLMGADGWVAGLVCAFPAETVAIYALAKSGRTQEAIEIYRWFLPILELDINTKLVQNIKLAEVATGIGTENVREPRLPLIGTEREHVLAIIEKGIKTRPNLPDYKQYLD, via the coding sequence ATGAAAATCAATTGGAAAGGCGTAATGCCAGCAGTTACGACTAAATTTACAGCAGAAGATACGTTAGATTTAGACATGTTTACCGTAAACATAAAAGCACAAGTAGATGCTGGCGTTCACGGAATAATTCTCGGCGGAACGTTAGGTGAAGCGAGTACATTAACGAATGAAGAAAAACGGATCTTAATTCGCGAAACGGTAAAAATCGTCAATGGAAAAATTCCAGTAATTATAAATGTAGCCGAACAATCTACGGTTGCCGCAAAACAAGCTGCAAAACACGCCAAAGAAGATGGCGCAAGCGGTTTAATGATGTTGCCGCCAATGCGTTACAAAGCAGATAGCAGAGAAACGGTTACCTATTTCAAATCGGTTGCAAACAGTACCGATTTGCCAATAATGATTTACAACAATCCTGTCGATTATGGAATTGAAGTCACATTGGATATGTTTGAAGAATTATTGAATGAGTGCTCAAACATTCAAGCAGTAAAAGAATCAACACGCGATATTTCAAACATTACACGAATCAGAAATCGGTTTGGTAATCGTTTGGCAATTCTAAGTGGTGTCGATACACTTGCTTTGGAAAGTATGTTAATGGGCGCAGATGGTTGGGTTGCAGGGTTGGTTTGTGCATTTCCAGCAGAAACTGTGGCAATTTATGCCTTAGCGAAATCAGGAAGAACGCAAGAAGCTATCGAAATTTACAGATGGTTTTTACCAATATTAGAACTTGACATCAACACAAAATTGGTTCAAAACATAAAACTTGCGGAAGTCGCAACAGGAATTGGAACAGAAAATGTCCGCGAACCGCGATTGCCATTAATCGGAACAGAACGTGAACATGTATTAGCAATCATAGAAAAAGGCATTAAAACGCGCCCAAACTTACCAGATTACAAACAGTATCTTGATTAG
- a CDS encoding aldehyde dehydrogenase (NADP(+)): MITGKNYIGNSLSAKGKTTYKTFNPQTNTENDIVYTEATSDEISEAVELAAEAFKTYNKISGKKKAVFLNAIADEILALDDKLVKTYMSESGLPEGRAKGERGRTIGQLRTFAVLLEEGSWVEARIDPAQPDRKPNPRVDLRKMSIPIGPVVVFGASNFPLAYSTAGGDTASALASGCPVIVKSHPMHAGTGELVASAIAKAAQKTGMPNGVFSNLNSSGIEVGQQLVEHPKVKAVGFTGSIRGGRALFDLAAKRPEPIPVFAEMGSINPVILLPKALEEKAASWGKTYASSITLGTGQFCTNPGLILGIKSDSLTKFIQTLSEEIVTIAPQCMLHPNIYKSFKNNKSKAQKQNNVKTIANVDKAVAENYAQQAVATVDGKTFLENSALHEEVFGPFSLVVQCEDASQLEEIIANLEGQLTGTIISEKNEVAQHQNIVNALAQRVGRIIFNGVPTGVEVVPSMLHGGPYPASTDSRFTAVGRDSIKRWVRPFSYQDWPNNLLPDELKNENPLNIIRLVNEKETKEAI, from the coding sequence ATGATTACTGGAAAAAACTATATAGGAAACTCGCTTTCCGCGAAAGGAAAAACAACGTATAAAACCTTCAATCCGCAAACGAATACTGAAAATGATATCGTTTACACAGAAGCAACTTCAGACGAAATTTCAGAAGCTGTGGAATTAGCAGCAGAAGCTTTTAAAACCTACAACAAAATCTCTGGAAAGAAAAAAGCTGTCTTTTTAAATGCAATTGCTGATGAAATTTTGGCGTTGGATGACAAATTGGTCAAAACATATATGTCTGAAAGCGGATTGCCAGAAGGACGCGCAAAAGGTGAGCGTGGACGAACTATTGGACAATTACGAACTTTTGCAGTTTTACTTGAAGAAGGTTCTTGGGTGGAAGCACGAATTGATCCTGCACAACCTGATCGAAAACCAAATCCGAGAGTAGACTTACGAAAAATGTCAATTCCAATTGGTCCAGTCGTTGTTTTTGGCGCGAGTAACTTTCCATTAGCATATTCAACGGCAGGCGGCGATACGGCTTCTGCGTTGGCTTCCGGTTGTCCTGTCATTGTAAAATCGCATCCAATGCATGCAGGAACTGGTGAATTAGTTGCTTCGGCAATCGCGAAAGCGGCACAAAAAACAGGAATGCCAAATGGTGTATTTTCAAACTTAAACAGTAGCGGAATTGAAGTCGGGCAGCAATTAGTAGAACATCCAAAAGTAAAAGCGGTTGGTTTTACGGGAAGTATTCGTGGCGGACGCGCATTATTCGATTTAGCGGCAAAACGCCCAGAACCAATTCCAGTATTTGCAGAAATGGGAAGTATAAATCCTGTCATTTTATTGCCAAAAGCCTTGGAAGAAAAAGCAGCATCTTGGGGGAAAACGTACGCAAGTTCCATTACGTTAGGAACTGGACAATTCTGCACGAATCCAGGACTAATTTTAGGAATAAAAAGTGATTCTTTGACAAAATTTATACAAACTTTATCGGAAGAAATTGTAACGATTGCGCCACAATGCATGTTGCATCCAAACATTTACAAATCATTCAAAAACAATAAATCCAAAGCGCAAAAACAAAATAATGTTAAAACGATTGCAAATGTTGATAAAGCTGTCGCTGAAAACTACGCACAACAAGCTGTTGCCACCGTTGACGGAAAAACATTTTTAGAAAATTCGGCATTGCATGAAGAAGTTTTTGGACCATTTTCGTTGGTTGTTCAGTGTGAAGATGCATCGCAATTAGAAGAAATTATTGCAAACTTAGAAGGACAATTAACGGGAACTATTATTTCTGAAAAGAACGAAGTAGCACAACATCAAAACATTGTAAATGCGCTAGCACAACGTGTTGGAAGAATCATTTTTAATGGCGTTCCAACTGGTGTGGAAGTTGTACCTTCCATGTTGCATGGCGGACCATATCCTGCGTCTACGGACAGTAGATTTACGGCGGTTGGTAGAGATTCCATTAAACGTTGGGTTCGTCCATTTAGTTACCAAGATTGGCCAAATAACTTATTGCCAGATGAATTGAAGAACGAAAACCCACTAAACATTATTCGATTGGTGAATGAAAAAGAAACAAAAGAAGCAATTTAA
- a CDS encoding 4-hydroxyproline epimerase, which produces MRKTFFCIDAHTCGNPVRVIAGGGPNLVGANMSEKRQHFLQEFDWIRKGLMFEPRGHDMMSGSILFPPSNPENDFGILFIETSGCLPMCGHGTIGTITIAIEEGLITPKIAGKIKMETPAGLVEIEYQQTGKKVDWVRLTNVKSFLTAENLTVDCPELGKLSFDVAYGGNYYAIVDPQANFSGIQYFTASKIIQYSQVVRDRINAKYPNMFIHPEDETIRDVSHMLWTGNPLDKTSSGRNAVFYGDKAIDRSPCGTGTSARLAQLYAKGKLKIGEEFIHESYIGSKFIGRVERETTLDGKQAIVPSIQGWAKIYGYNTIVIDEDDDPYAHGFQVI; this is translated from the coding sequence ATGCGAAAGACGTTTTTTTGTATTGATGCACATACTTGTGGAAACCCTGTGAGAGTTATTGCTGGCGGCGGACCAAATTTGGTAGGCGCAAACATGAGCGAAAAACGGCAGCATTTTCTACAGGAATTTGATTGGATTCGGAAAGGTTTAATGTTTGAACCGCGCGGTCATGATATGATGAGCGGAAGTATATTATTTCCGCCAAGCAATCCTGAAAATGATTTTGGAATTCTATTTATAGAAACTTCTGGCTGTTTGCCAATGTGTGGACACGGAACCATTGGAACGATTACGATTGCAATTGAAGAAGGTTTAATTACGCCGAAAATTGCAGGAAAAATAAAAATGGAAACGCCAGCAGGTTTGGTAGAAATTGAATATCAGCAAACAGGAAAAAAAGTAGATTGGGTTCGGTTAACGAATGTGAAAAGCTTTCTAACTGCGGAAAATTTAACGGTTGATTGTCCCGAATTAGGAAAACTTTCATTTGATGTCGCTTATGGTGGAAATTACTATGCAATTGTGGATCCGCAAGCAAATTTTTCAGGTATTCAATATTTTACTGCCAGTAAAATAATTCAATATTCACAAGTTGTTCGTGATCGAATTAATGCAAAATATCCAAATATGTTTATTCATCCAGAAGATGAAACCATTCGCGATGTTTCACACATGCTCTGGACAGGAAATCCATTGGACAAAACTTCTTCGGGAAGAAATGCGGTTTTCTATGGAGATAAAGCGATTGACAGAAGTCCTTGTGGCACAGGAACTTCCGCGCGATTGGCACAATTGTACGCCAAAGGAAAGTTAAAAATAGGCGAGGAGTTTATTCACGAAAGTTATATTGGTTCAAAATTTATTGGTCGTGTAGAGCGAGAAACTACATTAGATGGAAAACAAGCAATTGTGCCAAGTATTCAAGGTTGGGCAAAAATATACGGTTATAATACGATTGTTATTGACGAAGATGATGATCCGTATGCGCATGGTTTTCAGGTCATTTGA